The Primulina eburnea isolate SZY01 chromosome 18, ASM2296580v1, whole genome shotgun sequence genome segment TGGTGTGCCATGAATTCAACGGCGGAGCCAGGAATCTGACGCTGCTCGagctagaattttaaactctaacattaatttaaaagcCCAGGTACAAGAGGCTGTACCTCCGCCCCTTGCCATGATGATGTAAGTATTCAACTGCAGCTGTAATGTCGATGACAATATTACAAAATAATATCACGAGTTTAGAATTCGTGGGTTTTACATTTTAGATCATATATTTTGATTATAATGAACAATGAGAATAAAATAATAAGATATTTcagcttttttttaaaaaaaaaagaaagactAAACTAATAGGTTACACATTAACTTTGAAAATATAAAACTATCCCAAACTCATCAATAACTCTTGTTCTGGCTGTGATTTGAATATCCATGCTTCAGAGTCTTTGGCATAACTTGCTCAATCTACAGACTACATTTCAATGCCTAAGTGAATCCGACAGAAGACGCGCCGCGCCGGTGCATGAAACTGTGCTGCTAAAGTCTGATGTTATATTTAAGGCTTCTAATAAGTTCACAGAGAGCATACAACCAAGAGCCAATTACAATTCTAGTCTTCGTACACAATAAAGCATAAATCCAACTTAAGTTCTTGATTAAATGTAGCCAGAAAGTACGAGAAATCATAAAGTTTGGAAAGAAAGACACACGATATAAGATGACAAACCAAAAGCTTGCTTCAGTGTAGTGGGAATCAGTCAGCCAAACAAATCTTTCGAATCTTGTCCAATTCAATAACAACATCAGTCATCGTGATTCGATCTTTTGGAAACTCCGTCGAACATGCTACCCCGATTTGAAGAACAGAGTTCAGACAATTCTTGATCTTAGTTTGCATGTTGTGATCTGTGTGTTCAAGCGGAATGATTTGATCTATAATATCCATCTCTTGGCTATGCAAAGCATGGTTAACTAAATGGTGGAGGCTCGAATGACCGTTAAGCGCGGCATCGTCTGTTGGTCTTATGTTTGTGAACATCTCCAGCACAACAATCCCAAAGCTATATACATCCCCTTGCATTGTCATCGAGTTGGTCATCCCATACTCTGAAAATATAATAAAGTGTTTCTCCTTTACATATAGAAGAGAATACGAATATAATCAGAGTAAAAAATTCATTCCTAACTATTTCAATCCCTATTTGGCAATATTGAATAAAGTTGCAGACATGTGATTGAAGTAgaaatttttctttgttttgtggAATTTGAAAAAGGAAGGCATCCATATATACCTGGAGGAATATAACCAAAGGTACCCTTGATTGCCACCGAGCTGCTGCTTCCTTCGTATGCTGGATATATGTTCGAAACCACTTTTGCCAATCCAAAGTCGCCGACATGCGCAGTCATATTTTCATCCAACAGAATGTTGCTTGGCTTCAAATCACCATGAATGACGATGGAATTTGTGCCATGGTGTAAGTACTCTACAGCAGATGCAACATCGAAGACAATATTCAATTTTTGAGCTGTGCTGAGATTTCTGTTGCTTTCACTTTCAATTTCTACCACAGGATCATTATGCAACCATTTGTCCAAGCTTCCGTTAGccataaattcataaatcaatGCCATGAAATTGTTCCCCTGGAAGTCTATGCTTTCGCATGCACTCATTATTTTCAAAAGGTTTCTATGTCTTATTGCTTTTATTGCATCGCATTCTGACATGAAGCTTTTGGAAGCTCCTCGGATGTCAAGATTGAGAACCTTCACAGCAATTGACATTTGGTTGTCATCGAGAATTCCTCTGTAGACAGAGCCAAATCGCCCTAACCCAAGCAAATTGGTTTCCGAGAATCCATCAGTAGCTTTCAGCAGATCTGCATAAGATAGCCTCAAAAACATGTCTTCAAATGATGGCGTCAAAGATTGAGTTTTTCTTAATATCTGCCTTCTATAAACGAATATGTAGACGCATGAAAGCGTAAGGCAGATGGCTCCAACACCAAACACGGGGATCAATATTTTCAGaagatttgagaaatatttctTCTTGGAATTTGTGGTAGATGAGCAGGGAGGAAGGTTCAAGAAAGCCAAACCTCCACACAAATGCTCATTCCCTTCCAATGAAATCGCGCTCTCATTTTGAAATACTCCTAGTGTCGGCACTTCTCCTTGCAGACCATTGAAGGACAGATTCAAATTCTTCAGTTTAAATTCATTTCCTAGAAAACTTGGGATGGGCCCTGACAGATTGTTTTGTGAAAGATCCAAGTCTTCCAAGCCCTTCAAAGCATTAAGCACAGCAGGTATTTGTCCTTGGAGAGAGTTGTTTTCTAGGTGAAGTCGTCCCAGCTCAACGCAACTACACAAAGTGCTTGGTATAACTCCTGATAATCTATTGTGAGACAAGTCCAAGTCTACAAGATTCTGTAGTGAACCGACTTCTTGTGGAATAGAACCCGTGAAGGCATTGTTGGCCAAGTTAAGAGAAATAGAAATGGATGAAAGGCTAAAAATGTCTCGAGGTATTTCCCCATGGAGTTTGTTAAACGAAAGGTCTAAGTATAGCAAATTTGTACAATTAGTTAGAGTTTGCGGAATCATTACTTCCAAGTTGTTATAACTCAAGTCAAGATGGTTCAACAACGTCAAGTTACCAAGAGAAGATGGTATCTCATTTGCCAATTGGTTTGATTGTAGGTAAAGTTCTTGGACCTTACCAAGTTTTCCGATGCCCACAGGAATAGGACCTTGAAGAAAATTGCTTTCGAAAGAAAGATAAGTGAGACCAATGAGGTTCTGAATAACCGAAGGAATGGTTCCATGTATTTGATTTTCTCCCATAAACAGGATGCTGAGCTTAGTTGAAAGATTAGCAATGGAGTTCGGCAAAGAACCGTTGAAAAGATTACCGCCGACGTATACTTTTTCAAGATTGCTACAATTTGTCAGAGATGAAATAAAGCTAATATCCCCTTGTAAACTATTATACTGAATTAAGAGAAGTTGAAGGGATGGAAGCCTGTTGAAATACTTGAGATTTTCCCCTGTAAATctgtttgaaaataaaaatattatttcgagAAAAGAAGCATTATAGAGTGACAGGGGGATGGGTCCATCAAAATCATTCGCTCCCAAATGAAAAATCGTCAAATTCGGAAGCGTGAAGCCTATATCCCAAGGAATTTTTCCTTGGAGTCTATTGTATCCCATTATGAAATTAGATATACTGGAAATATTATATAAACCAGATGGAATTCCACCAGTCAAATCATTGTTTGCTAAATTCAGATACCATAAGCTCCGGAGATGGACGAGTGAGTCAGGAATTTCTCCTTG includes the following:
- the LOC140819341 gene encoding uncharacterized protein, with the translated sequence MELLALSLLFLYFAATPATCLSNETDSSALLAFKNAIIDDPSGALRSWHETVHHCDWKGIMCSKSHRDRVVSVNLRSRGLVGSLPPHLGNLSFLRAITVQNNSFYGEIPEEFGRLRRLEFLDFSNNSFSGGIPRNLSRCPNLSYVNLVDNHLTGIIIPELGSMFKLEALGLAKNNLSGTIPPFVSNLTNLASLSLGKCGLQGEIPDSLVHLRSLWYLNLANNDLTGGIPSGLYNISSISNFIMGYNRLQGKIPWDIGFTLPNLTIFHLGANDFDGPIPLSLYNASFLEIIFLFSNRFTGENLKYFNRLPSLQLLLIQYNSLQGDISFISSLTNCSNLEKVYVGGNLFNGSLPNSIANLSTKLSILFMGENQIHGTIPSVIQNLIGLTYLSFESNFLQGPIPVGIGKLGKVQELYLQSNQLANEIPSSLGNLTLLNHLDLSYNNLEVMIPQTLTNCTNLLYLDLSFNKLHGEIPRDIFSLSSISISLNLANNAFTGSIPQEVGSLQNLVDLDLSHNRLSGVIPSTLCSCVELGRLHLENNSLQGQIPAVLNALKGLEDLDLSQNNLSGPIPSFLGNEFKLKNLNLSFNGLQGEVPTLGVFQNESAISLEGNEHLCGGLAFLNLPPCSSTTNSKKKYFSNLLKILIPVFGVGAICLTLSCVYIFVYRRQILRKTQSLTPSFEDMFLRLSYADLLKATDGFSETNLLGLGRFGSVYRGILDDNQMSIAVKVLNLDIRGASKSFMSECDAIKAIRHRNLLKIMSACESIDFQGNNFMALIYEFMANGSLDKWLHNDPVVEIESESNRNLSTAQKLNIVFDVASAVEYLHHGTNSIVIHGDLKPSNILLDENMTAHVGDFGLAKVVSNIYPAYEGSSSSVAIKGTFGYIPPEYGMTNSMTMQGDVYSFGIVVLEMFTNIRPTDDAALNGHSSLHHLVNHALHSQEMDIIDQIIPLEHTDHNMQTKIKNCLNSVLQIGVACSTEFPKDRITMTDVVIELDKIRKICLAD